Below is a window of Desulfobaccales bacterium DNA.
ATGGATTCATCCATAGCCGCTACCGTTCTTGAAGTGAGAACCAGAGTAGCATTCTCTGCGGCACCATTTTTAACGTCCGCGGGCGTCCCTGTGTTTATAAACGAAACCGGAGTCGGCTTCGGTTGTTCACACGCTATATTATCATTTCGGCAGGAATCGGTGTTTTTTATGGTCTCCATAAAATTCCTGGCGCCAATGCCTCTGCCGTCAAAGTCGAAGGGCATCGGCGTTTCACCGGCGTTCGCGAAACCGGCCCCTATGGATACCATCACAGCCGCCGCTATCATTATCTTTTTCATCTGTTTTCTCCGTTCTTCTTAAGATACCGCCGGAAGCCCCCGCCGGTTTTTGCCTACACCCTTGTATAGAGCAATATTTATGCCAAAACCGGGAAATAGGCAAAAGACGCCCTTGGCCGGGGAGTATCTCGTCGGATAAACGGGAGTATCCTATTGTTTTCGGCAGCTTTGCGGAGACACCGAAAATAGCAACAAACGTCTTATCTGGAACTTTATTGGTTCTTTATGGAACCGCTTTTGGTAGAATTCCTATAGGACCGGCGGCATAAGGGGGCTTTTTCATGGACAGACTCGGCATCCTGGTGGTGGACGACGACAAGCTGGCGCGGGATATCATGGGCGACAACCTGGCCGGCCAGGCGGTGGACTTCGCCGCGGACAGAGCCTCGGCCGAGCGCAAGCTGAAGGCCGGGCATTACGACATTTGTTTTATAGACCTGATGCTGGGCCCGGATGACGATTATTCCGGCCTGAAGCTGATCCCGCTGGCCGTGGCGAAAGGCGCATATTCCGTGGTAATGTCGAGCTGCGACACCGAAGAGACCATAAGCAAGGCTTACGCCCTGGGCTGCAAAGAGTTCTACGTGAAGGGCAACGAGGCGGCCAACGTTTCGGCGATCATAGCCCGGTATCTGCAGGGCGGCGCCGGCAAGAAGGTGGATGGAGTTTTCTTAAAAGACTTTATCACCAATGACCCAGAAACGCGGGCCATGGTGGTAGAGGCTTTGAAATACGCGCCTACGAACCTGCCGCTGCTGCTGCTTGGGCCCTCCGGCACCGGCAAGACCACGCTGGCCGAGCTGCTGCACAGACATTCCGGACGGAAGGGCGCTTTTGTGGCCATGAACTGCGCGGCCTACACCGAGGACCTGCTAGAGTCGGAAATATTCGGCTACAAGCGCGGCTCTTTCACCGGCGCCCAGGAGAACCGCAAGGGCAAACTGGCGCAGGCCGACAGGGGGACGCTGTTCCTCGACGAGATAGGGGCCATGAGCCAGGCTATGCAGGTGAAGCTGCTCAAGGCTATAGAAGAAAAATCGTTCTACCCACTCGGGGCGGACAAGCCCGAGTATTCCGACTTCCGCGTGATAAGCGCGACGCTGGAGGACGTGCAGGGGATGCTGGCCCAAGGCAAACTGCGTTTCGATTTTTTCCAGCGGGTGCATGGCATGACGGTGGCGCTCAAACCCCTGGCGCAGAGGAAATGCGACATCTTCCCGCTGATAGGGGCGTTCACGAAACACGCGAAGCGGCTGGCCTTCGAGCCGGCGGCTAAGGAATACCTGCTGGGCCACGCCTGGCCGGGCAATACGCGCGAGCTGAAGCACTTTGTGGACCTGATGGCCGCCGGCGCGGACGGGCAGATCACCCTTGAAATGGTCTCGCGCTATTTAAAACAGACCGCCGCGCCGGCGGCGGTAACTTTCACGCAGGCGCAGTACGACTACGCGCTCAAGCACGGCCTGGCCGGACTGGCCGAGGACCTGAAGGCCGCTATCATCCGGCACAACCTGGCCGAGAACCACGGGAAGAAAGCCGCGGCGCTAAAGCAGCTCGGTATCTCAAAGCGGCTGCTGTATATGGTGGTGGAAGGAAAGACCCGGAAGGGGGAGGAGAACGATTATGCCTGATATGAGCAAGCTACAGCACAACATAAAGTCCATGGCCGTCAGCCTGAAGGAGGCCGCCGAGCAGCTGCCTAGGTGTCCGGACGAAAAGAGACTGGGAAGGGTGGCGCTGATGCGCGAGACCGCGCAGGACATTGCGCGGCTGCTGACCGAGCTGGAGACGGAAATGAAGAACA
It encodes the following:
- a CDS encoding sigma-54 dependent transcriptional regulator — encoded protein: MDRLGILVVDDDKLARDIMGDNLAGQAVDFAADRASAERKLKAGHYDICFIDLMLGPDDDYSGLKLIPLAVAKGAYSVVMSSCDTEETISKAYALGCKEFYVKGNEAANVSAIIARYLQGGAGKKVDGVFLKDFITNDPETRAMVVEALKYAPTNLPLLLLGPSGTGKTTLAELLHRHSGRKGAFVAMNCAAYTEDLLESEIFGYKRGSFTGAQENRKGKLAQADRGTLFLDEIGAMSQAMQVKLLKAIEEKSFYPLGADKPEYSDFRVISATLEDVQGMLAQGKLRFDFFQRVHGMTVALKPLAQRKCDIFPLIGAFTKHAKRLAFEPAAKEYLLGHAWPGNTRELKHFVDLMAAGADGQITLEMVSRYLKQTAAPAAVTFTQAQYDYALKHGLAGLAEDLKAAIIRHNLAENHGKKAAALKQLGISKRLLYMVVEGKTRKGEENDYA